The Oryza glaberrima chromosome 5, OglaRS2, whole genome shotgun sequence DNA segment TCTAAAATTAGTTCTCTTCGATTCTCTCTGATCCTTTCCTCATGAGTattaaccaaacaagccctaagaaAGATTCTCTCTCTGATCCTTTCCTCACAAGTATTAACCGAACAAGTCCTAAGAAAGGGTTTCAGCAACTAggtctcatcatcatcatcttctcctGGCCGGAATATCGCCATTGCCGTCTTCCAGTGAGACGGCTGGCTGGCCTTTTCGGCCGGTGTCGCTGGCCGGAGTCGCTGTCGGAGAGGGAGACCGGAGGTTgaggagatgatgatgatctgCCGTGTCCGTAGGTGCTCCACTGCTCAGCAACAGTGCAAAAACAGTGTAGCAACAgtgcatatttccctttttaGTTGTAGAAATACTACAGTTCTAGTGTGGACTTTAGGGGATTGGAAAAATTTATCGGATCGCAAACCAATGGTTGAGGTGACTTGAGGTTGATCCTGGGGGAATTCAGAAAGGCTTCATTTGATATGGAGTtatcataatataataatagaagCACAAGAGTGTCATGGATTGCTGAACAAGAGGCTCGCGATGTGTCGGCAAGTAACAACCGAAAATCAGCATCGAAACTATTGGTATGTTTGGTTATCTACCCTATATTTTAGTAATGGTAAATTCTTGGTATATTCTAGCGAGAACCGATAAGGGGCAAGGGAAAGAATATACAattagcatgtgtttggtttggggacAAGGTGTgactcatctttttttttttttaggatgaGATTATCCCATCTATCTGTTGGCATAAGGGATATGATGATCATACTTTTGAAGTAATAGCCCACATATCGACCAGAGAAAAAGTTGGTTGGATTGGTCCGCCAATTTTTGAAGGATCATGCTAAACTGGATCTTAGGGAAATATTCTCTATCAAGGATCATCTTATCTCACATGTCCCTAACCAAACACATTGAAAAATAGGTTCAACCCAACCCGATTCATCTCAACCCTTTAACCAAACGTATGCTTAATGTTGCTGTTGTATTCTTATGATATACTAtgatgttttttctttaaagaatGGTCAAGGGAGGGGGGGAGTTTTTCCACCTGAATTTTTTCATATAACAGTTCGAAAAGAGGGATTACACAGTTTTGGATCAGATTACAGGGTATCTCAAAGAGGAGGAAAGGGTTTCCTTTCACGAGGAAACAACCACTCTATCATTAACGTTAAGACATTCCTCCCAGAGGATGGCGTCCTCTAAGCATTTCATCACTAATCTCCTCATCAAAGATTGCATCCCGTGGAACACAACATCATGACGGTGAATATGATGTTTTCATTTGTCATTCTCCAAGAGGTTCACTTTGTCAATGTTTATGTAATGACAAGCAGATGACATTACGAATAATGCAAATTAATGGCCAGCTATAATGCCCCTTTAAGATGGTTGCTGTCAAGAGTGGTCCATCAAGATCTTAGGAAAAAGGGGCGAAATAGCCATCAGAAAATATTTGCCTAGCTAGGGAGTATATCTTGCTTTCCCATTGTGGTTGTCAGACAACGCTAtgccttttcctttttattggTTGCTACCTTTATAATCAGATAACGATCGATTTTGCAGGTGCGGCAGTATGTACCGACAACTGATCAAGTCCTCCCATGTtcaaaaaaacacattatttgttattagaaaaaacatattaaaaaacacattattttgGGTGTCGCCAAGAGCTCCAAGCAAAACTCTTGGtagctattttattttctaccaAGGCATTTTATAGAACCTGCTAAAATTATGATATTATGAAACCAATTTTTGGTGTAAATCCACGTGTACAGATTCGATACATCCAATTCTATACCTGGGGTGTAAAAGACTGAAGATTTTAAAATATCATGACCACAATTCATCCCATAGGAGTTGAGAAAAAATCCCTATGTTCCAAACAACGCGTCACAGGGTACATTCAACTTGTCATGACTATCTTGCCTTAAAAAAGAACTTTTCATGACTATCTTATAGAGGAATCCTTTATTAATCTAAAAAATGTAAAATCCTAAGGGAAATCACTAGATGTGTAGTATTAAAGGCGTGTGTGCATGGTTCCACCCTACCAGGAGTTCAAAAATCAATTATAGGAGCAGGTGAGCACTttcaataaaaatttaaatttagtgaGATTAGTGATTTGTCTTTAACAATATAGCTGTTTgaggaaattttttttgaaaatatacctccttttaaaatatattgcatatatatatatatatatatgcatggagaagaattgcaaaaatatacctctCCCGCAGAACGGGGACGCGGGACCGCTCACTCCCGCGGAATGAGGACGCGGGACCGTcgctcctcgccgacgcccCCGCTCCCGCGCGCAACAACCCAGTCCTGCGTGGTCACGCAGGCCTGCCCTGCGGCATCGACCCGTGTGTGTGCATACATgcgtatatgcatgcatgtgttgcatatatgcatgcatgtgcagcGGGCTGCTCGGTCACGCGCGGCCGGCCTGCGTGACCGCGCGGTGCCATGCGGctggtccacgggaccgacgcgGTGGTTGTGTCCCCCCGTGTGCCACCACGATACCGCTCTCCCGGGCTGCGGGAGCGAGGCGGTGCTGCATGGCTGGGCTGTGGGACCGCCGGTCCCGCGGAATGGTAATGCGGGATCATCTCGGTCCCGCGTAACCACACTGCGGGAGAGGTATATTTGTGTAAATTTTCGTCACATAGATATATAAACGCAAGATAATGAAAAAagagatatatttttaaatttaattcgcTGTTTGAGCCGGTGTTAATTAAGAGAGCACACTCAGTGAGTTGAGTGTGCATGTTTAGTGTACATGCGTAGTGGTGTGTATATATtctctccgttttaaaatgtttgacgttGTTGATTTTTTCATAACATTTGATTATTTTCAGTGTTGATTTTTTCGCACTGTTTAGTGTTAgccgttaaaaaaatatttatcttatttaaaagtttcatataaatatgtaaaagtataacataatattatagtttcttacatgataaaacaaatcacaacaaataaataatatttatttttaaataagaagaaTGGTCAAACGCTATAGGACAAGTTAACAACGCCATATATTTTGAgtcagagaagaaaaaaaattaggaaaaacCTCACTCGCTCATTGATCGACACGTTAGTGACCTGCGTGCACAAGTCCCCCCTTATCTTTCTTGACACCCGTTATTTCGAATGAACACACAAATgggaaaaaaacatgtaatataAGCTAGTCTGCACACACATGTCGCTGACAAAGACGAGAAATCGTTTTCGTTCACGTGCCAGGTGAAGGGAataatatattttgggataCCATTTGGTTGTGGATGCATTTGAGCAAATTAGTCCATATATGCTTTCCAATGTCATTTTCAAGCAACAATAATGGAGTTtcgatttctttttttaacccttttttcttttgtcttcaCCTTTGCCTTCCATTGTGGCTATGGTTAAGGTGATGATCATGACCAGGAGTTTCCTTGGTAGATAGCAAGTAATGTCATTATCTTAGTATCTTCCTCGAGCTAACTAGCCAGTTATTAGTtaattagataattaattattccaaaGAGATCATATCGATCCATATATGTTTATTCATACTTTCCTGATCTCCAAATAAACAAACCGAGATATAAAACGTTCTGGTATTACGAATTTGTACATATTGATCAGCCTCtaatattagatttatttattttgagacgaagagAGTCTAGATATAACTAACCATGTGATGATCAATTAGTGACGTGGGAGGATGTGCGCATATGCTAGTAGCTAATCATGCTATTAGCTATAGCTAGTTAATAATTATAGGTAGCTAGAAGGGATAACCTCTTGTTAAATCACATGGATTAGTGAATCAAATCAGATAGAACAACAAGAGAATACTAGTATATAAACTGATCATTAATTTGATCGAGAACCGACGATGACAAGACGATCAATTGCAGATCGCAACAAACTTAAATCAATTCCATTTCATCACATGCCTGCACAtatagctagtagctagctagcatgtccatattaattaatttattactaaTCAGCTAACTAATTATGAATCATACatggcgacggccggcgacggcggcgatggccggagatgatgatgatgatgatgatattattGAGTGGTGGTAGTAGAATTAGGtattgtggcggcggcggcggcgaggcgatcgACCTGGGACTTGCCGCGGGGGCCGTTGCGGCGGATGTAGAGGCGGTAGTCGTCGAAGGTCATGGGGCTGTACAGCGGCGGCCGCTCCGGCGACACGAGCTCCGGCAGCGGCGCCACCGGCAGGTCGCTCCGAGGGTTGTAGAAGGTCGCGATCGAcagccgctcctccgccgcgttCACCACCACCCGGTGCTCCACGCTCCGGTACAATGCGTTCGTCACCACCTgtgtttaaatttaattaattaattcacaaATTTCCTCTTTATTAGATAATAATGCACCTACTAGCTAAAGGTATAGTAAAATTTATATGACCACCACACACTAGAGTACTAGACCTCTTTAATTACTTTGGAACGCATAAATTTTACAAGATGTTTAAAAGGACAGTTTATTAATTTCCTTTAAATTTTCATAAAATTCCTCTATTCCAAATGAGTTCTTAGTATTTTTCAAGAACGGGTGCAACTCTAGGCTAGATAAAACTCATATGCACGATAAATAGCCAAATCGAAACCTTAATTATTTTTCCGAGTTACCGAAATATAGTTACTTATTTAGAATTTTTGCACTATCTTGCCGTCATAAATTAAGCATCTTTGGTGTGGTAAGGTGGCAACGAAAATTACACACACAACTATATTTTTAATAggattttgaaaaacaaataactactacctccgttttttaatagatgacgccgttgactttttcttacatgtttgaccattcgtcttattcaaaaaatttacgtaattactacctccatcccaaaatgtttgacgccgttgacttttctaaaaatatttgaccgttcgtcttatacaaaaaatttaagtaattgttaattctttttctatcatttgatttattgttaaatatacttttatgtatacatgtagttttacacatatcacaaaagtttttgaaaaagacgaacggtcaaacatgtttaaaaaagtcaacggtgtcaaacatttagggaaggagggagtataatttattttgttatgagttgttttatcactcatagtactttaagtgtgatttatatcttatatatttgcataaaatttttgaataagacgaatggtcaaacatgtgagaaaaagtcaacggcgtcatctgttaaaaaacggaggtagtataagacTAATTGCTTGTTCCCCCAACTCTGCATCTCTACATTCAGATGGCCTCATTAGGTCttcccggcaaaaaaaaaaaaaaaaatactcctcaTCTCTTGAGGACGCATTAAACCGATCGAGGCATACTCACGGGTGTGTGAGTGTGATGCAAGTAGATAGTGATATGTCTGGCGTGCAAAGAAAGCATCCTACTACTTCAAAGGAGCAGTGCAGTACTGGTCCTATATACTACTCCATGAAGGAAGAGCAGCAATCAGAGAGATGTGTAGGGGACCTTGCAAGGTTGGGATGTGAAATAAAGGCATTCCTTTGCTCTgaattgcatttgcatttgcatggccctgtggAAAACGTGCTCACAGGAGCTAGCAGCACAAATGCACTACACTGCCAACAGCCTTATGTCTGCAACTGCTACTACTGCTCTACCTATTTAATTTACCCTGAACTTTATTCGACCATGCAAATATTACACATGCTTCAGTTAAGAAAAACAAGACAAAATCACAAAGTTTTTTAAAGAACGTACGATTAAATTATAGGCTAGTTcatgtcaaaattaaaagtttggttgaaattggaacgatgtgatggaaaagttaaaaatttatatgtgtaggaaagttttgatgtgatggaaaagttgaaagtttgaagaaatatttcagAACTAAACACAATGATAGTTAGAGTTGAAAAACAGAGATAAGAACGTAATCGCCCCCATATACAAATCTGTCCAACTACTACAAGGTtttggtagctagctagctagctaggcaacTAAGATTATCAGCAATATATTCTTCTCtctaaaatttggtagcaatAGGTTAGCATCAACAAAGGGTATATATAGTAGCAGAAAAGGGCATTGTAGCATACTGTTCCTATTTTGCAGACATATTCAGATGATGTGGCCACTGAAAACCCTGCCAgaatacttttttctttttatttttttgcagaAGGAAACAAgatggaaaaaaattgcaacacATGTCTAGAGATCAGGGAGTTTGTTGGGGAGTGATTTTCCTACCTCTGATTCGTGTGGTTGGGCTAACAAGTGACAGACATGCATTCATGATTGCACATTGTTGTATGCCCAATCCGGAATACAGCCACAGAAAAGATGATCAATGGTTTACGGTAGTGTTAATCATCATCATGTTatgtttaattatattttttaagatgaGAAAATTAACCTTCTCCTACTAAACAAACACAAATTAAGCACATGATCATTGCTTGGTTTAGTTGATAGGTGCAgtacatatttatttatatagtgTTTGCACAAACATTCAAGCTAGCTGATGACGTTGGAAGAAAGGTCAAACTTGTGTGTACACGTACGCATACTGTACATACGGAGTACGTATAAATACCACCACGTCAGCAACTAGCTAGCCTAATTGATTAATTGGTTGATTAGTAGGCATGCATTCACACACAGATAGCTGCTAGCAAACGGCTCCGATTCTTCTCGCCTGGTGACGGACGCATACAATACAAACGCACGAGATaatcagttttattttttatctatcGACTTGCATAAATTAAATGAATTATAAGTCtctgactttggtcaaagttaaaacaacttataatttaaaaaaaacagaaggagTAAGAAACATAAATTAGTCATGTTATTTCATTTAGTCCAGTACTATGTGATAACTCCTAAATTTGTCCTCTAGTTAATTTAGAATAGTCGTCATAGCTAGGACCACagaaaatgcatatatatacagagGACTAAACGACTCAGCCAATGATCGACTAGCCACAATAtcaaatttcaacaaaaaaaaaaaaactggtagtatgtcatgcatgcatccataaaaaggaaaaaaacatgcGTCGAAGATATTTATTTCATAAGAACTCATTTCTTATAACCATAAAACAATAGCATCTCTACATGAATCTCGCGCAGCCACATGGCTCTACTCGAATGCGTGCGCCTAAGGCCATATTTAGtatagaaatgtttatattttggactGATGAACTCTAAGATTatgtatatttcttttttcttttatgtttatGTGGTTGTTCAGTGGCGGAGTTAGCATCGTCGTCAAGCCCGAACGATTAATAGCGTTTCACGACGACCGATCAATTTTACATATATTGATTGCATTCGGTAATAATAACGGTAGTGGCGGAGTCCAGACGATCACCTAACATACCCAGAAGCTGTTTCCGCCACTATGGCTGCCCTTACAAATTATTCCATATATTTTACCATGAAGACGGTTCATTATTTTTTCCCACGTGCCTATTATTTTTACCAACATGCATATGCACTAGCTAgcctattatatatatagtactcgATCCCTTTGTCTCGTAATGCATGACAATTTTGACTTTATACATAGTTTGTTTCATTAGTTTGACCATTCATATTTTATAGATAAACTTAATTACAAGTATCAAAAGAACACTAATTACTGAACATATAAATCCCTTTCATCACAATCAAACTATTTATATATTAGATACTAGTAGCGATCAAATCAAACTGAAGCATGTGACCGTCAAAACTGCCGAATTACGTGTGTTGCCACGTGAAAAACAACCAAAAATATGCTGGgacaaaaacatttttaatgtcCACCTCTTCTACTAATCATGTAAAAAAATCTGGAGCTTTGCTATAACTATCTTGCAAGTAGAAGCTAAGGTTGGATATATACCACGTAAACATCCTACCTTTCTAATTGTTTTATTTTACCCTCTTCGATCCACGTCAGGTAACAGTAGTAGGTTGGCTGTACTTTACTAGTTTATGGATTGTGTTAATCCCTTCTCGTTGTCCTAATATAGCCCACTAATTATTAATATCGTTATGTGAATCGATCGATGAGATAATAACTAGGTTATATTGATGGATGTGATCGATAGATATGTGTGTTTGACAAAACTAACACACACATGCATCACCATCTTTACATACTTTTGGAAGAGGAGTAAAAAAATCGAGAAAATTAACTActagaaagggaaaaaaaactagctaGAACACGGTGCACCCATGAGGCCGTGAAGACGACCATTTTAAACCGGAGAAATTGTGtatatttataagaaaaaaaaggaggaaaatgcaggtgaaaattaaaataaaattatatatatggaggTAGAAAAAGAAATCCAGTGCATTTTTGGAGTGGTAGATAACACACGTGTAATAGTTACTGGTTGAAATGTATGTAATGCAAATACCTGAATTTGGTCGCCGACGTTGACAATGAAGGCGCCAGGCACGGGGTCAACGGTGACCCATGCACCGGTGTGGCGAACCTGGAGTCCCTTGACACGGTCGTCGACAAGGAGGACCGTCATCCCGCCGGGGTCGGAGTGCGAGGACAACCCTAGCGTTAGATCCGGCTGTGGGCACCGCGGGTAGTAGTTCACCCGCACGCACACTCCAGCACCCTCTCCACCACCAAACGCCTCCTGTAGCCTCCCCTCTTCTACCCCTAGCCCCACCGCCATCACCGCCATCAACCTCTCGCATAGCCTCCTCACCTCCTCGCTGTActccgtcgtcgtctccctatacatatatattaattagtatttttgcaCATGTAATTAGGACCTATCCTTTTCTCCCTTTTAAACTTGTATTCCCTCGCTTGTGCTTTTCGAATTGCTAAAGGTTGTGTTTTTGGAAGAAAAACAGTTCTATACTTGAGTTTCTTTAAATAGTCGTATCGATATGTTTCTCAAGTTCTTGtaagctaaaacttaattaatcacgcgctagtCTATTATTCTGTTTTGCATGTTGAGAGGGAAATGTTCTGAACTCCTCAAAAGAGCACAGCCTTATACTAACATTTAAGAAAAATGCTAAaacaactacttcctccgttccataatatgagggattttggatggatgtgacacatcctagaacaacaaatctggacataccgtatgtccagattcattatactaggactgtgtttagttcacaccaaaattggaagtttggttgaaattggaacgatgtgatggaaaagttggaagtttgtgtgtaggaaagttttgatgtaatggaaaagttggaagtttgaagaaaaactttggaactaaacacggtgtaggatgtgtcatattcatctgaaatccattatattatgggacggagggagcaagGAGGAATTTTGTGTTGAATAGTAATAATTATAGGTGGAAATTAGTGGATGAGTGATGCGTACCTGAGGTCAGGGGGGAGGTGGGGCCACTTgtgaggggagaggaggtggggtgGTCTGACGTGGAGGAAGTAGTAGTCACCCCAGTCGAGGATGGCGCCCTTGTCGACGCCGAGCCGGCTGCCGTACCCTTCGTACGTCGCCGGCGAGTTGCCGTACCGCTGCTTCACCTCCATCGGCTGCTGGAAGAACCCGCGCCACACGCCGCGGGCAcgccggagcagcgccgccggcacCCCGTGGTTCACCGCCTGGAAGAACCCCCACTCCCTGcacgcctccgccaccgccgccgccgccgtccccggaGACGACGACATGTCCACCACCGGGATGTTGATGTTGGCGACGGCGTtcgcctccgacgacgacgacggccgctcCGTCTCCGGCCTCACGTACCGGTCGGGGATCGTCGCTGCCCCGCTCTCCGACAGCGCCTGCACCCTCACCACCGGCTCCGGCCAACCCCCAtcacccgccgcctccgccatgatcgatcgatcactcaGCTAGCCactgctgatgctgctgttTCACTTGGAATTTGTAGGAGATATCTATGAATCGATTAATCCTAGCTAATTAAGCACGCAGTGATGTGATTAGTGGATCAGCTAGCGCTAGCTGAAACTGAAGCTGGAACTGTGCAGCTGGCAACGAGATAACTAAGCTAGGTAACACAAGTGTTGTTCTACACTTGTACGACTCACTGCAAGCCTCCAGCTTCAGGGtggtgtgtgtatatatactcaTTCCATCCTAAAAGATAAGGCTCAACCACTTCTAACATAGAGATCAAATAAAGAATATAATTACATCCATACATGCAAACAGTGTGATTAGAAGACTTAATAGTACAGGAAATAAATTAAACCAAATTTAAAGAACTAAGAGgtgataattaatatatacatgcaCGCACGCCTTATATGTGAGACATAAAAAATACGGTTgtatcttatattttgaaataaaggaagtatatatttattgattGATTTGGACGGCAGCACTACAGGAATCATGTTAACATTAAATTGTTGTGCTTTTTAGTGTAACTAGTAATTGATTAATTTTTGTGCAGGTAGCTAgtacctccgtcttaaaatatactccctttgtttcacaatgtaagtcattctagcatttttcacattcatattgatgctatctagattcattagcatcaatataaatgtagaaaatgctagaatgacttacattgtgaaacggagggagtaacagcCTACTATCGACTGTGAtgcatattttgaaacggaggaataccaaaataaatatactgGTACTACgttattcagatttatagtcCTAAATATATCATCCTAAATATTATCCTAAATATTATGTTCGTTTATTTTGGAACGAGAAGAGAGTAGCTAGGTAGGAAGCTGGCAAGAGGACGAAAGCTACTAATTGTAATAGGGAACGTGACTGAAATAGGGAGGATCAGGTTGTGCTTGGCTCTATGGGGTTTATATGCGTGCGTGTCTGATTGCTCTGCGGCGTGGTGCCACTTACTACCACTACAGTGACCCAACCCCatatcaaaaagaaaaataaaaaaaaatcaccatcttatttgagagagatggagatggcCCACCACCATCTCTGTCAATAAATGGAGGGTAAATCTGGACATGTTAATTGACTGCTTGTATTGTATGGTAGCTGGAAAACAACTATTTACTGACCCACCATGTTGCTGTAATATCTTGGCAGATCATTGTCACTCCGTACCTTTGAAACCGACTCGATCGAATCATGATTCATCATTATCATAAGCAGCACGCAAATAAACaagtttgttttgttatttgttaattttataaGATTTGCTAGACTTCAGGCCCCTGAAAATTTATAGCAGGGAATTAGGAAAGTGCGAGTGAAGAAAATTAGTGAAGTAACTTGCATTGAATTATTGAATATTgtacaaaatataattttactaTGACTCTTAGTTTACATTTTAGAATGTAATTTTACATTTCTCCATATGGGAGCCTTTGTTGTTTTATtctaagattaaaaaaaaagttagtgtTGGGTGAGGCTAACGATTGAGAAACTATTGATAGCTAGAAACCTAGTCACTAGGTACCATGTAAAAGGTAATTTTATTATCCTTGAGaaattaccatattttctagtataaattTTGGTACCTACAGGTATTAATTATCTCAATATAACAAAGATTTTAATGTAAATTTAGGTAGCTCAAGGTATTTTCTTAAGAATTACAAAATTTCTCCATGTAAAAAGCTTAATTGACATGTTGTTGGGAAATTAAGCTTCAACTTGTAACAAAGGAGCCAAAAGTTCAATTATAATGTCCATTTATATACATTGCATCTTATCCCTTgattcctcttctttcttcatTGTAAGGCTCGCCGTCTTTCACGCACACGTCATCTTCTATCGATTTATAGATAGCATTGTTACtcgatttatcattaaaaaaagaaaaagactgaCAGATAAATTGTCACGTGCATTGGAAACTATATTGATGCGAGAACGGAGGACCAGTTCGAAAACAGAGATAGTATTGCACTGTTCAGTATAGTTTGCTAGCAATGGGGGCCAGTTCATAATTAGTTCCTGTAAAATTTAACTATATTgatgaaataattaatactcctgCACACTGCAGCATTCAATGGCTGCATGCACAAATAAGGTACTCCCTatgtcccacaatataagggattttgagtttttgcttataacgtttgaccactcgtcttatttaaattttttttgcaaatataaaaaatgaaaagttatgcttaaagtattgtagataataaagtaagtcacaaataaaataaataataatttcaaaattttttgaataagacgactggtcaaacgttgcaagcaaaaactcaaaatcccttatattatgaaacagagggagtaggaaaTCACACGTGGTCCTGCTTCTTTCATTCCCTTTAAGTTATGTAAAGCACAGGATAATGTCAGCCAGAGACCAATAAATATTACTCCTGCAATGATAATACTAGTAAAAAAGGTAAATCATACATCATATTAGGAAAAGAAATGAGGCTATTAATAATGGCTGAATCCCTGATTAGTGCCAGTCTCCactggttgttcaggtttggggGTGACAAGGACCTGACCTGTCTTGACCACTGCCACTGGCTGTTTGGCTCAAATCAAGAGATTTTTCTATATTAGTGATC contains these protein-coding regions:
- the LOC127772597 gene encoding jasmonate-induced oxygenase 2-like encodes the protein MAEAAGDGGWPEPVVRVQALSESGAATIPDRYVRPETERPSSSSEANAVANINIPVVDMSSSPGTAAAAVAEACREWGFFQAVNHGVPAALLRRARGVWRGFFQQPMEVKQRYGNSPATYEGYGSRLGVDKGAILDWGDYYFLHVRPPHLLSPHKWPHLPPDLRETTTEYSEEVRRLCERLMAVMAVGLGVEEGRLQEAFGGGEGAGVCVRVNYYPRCPQPDLTLGLSSHSDPGGMTVLLVDDRVKGLQVRHTGAWVTVDPVPGAFIVNVGDQIQVVTNALYRSVEHRVVVNAAEERLSIATFYNPRSDLPVAPLPELVSPERPPLYSPMTFDDYRLYIRRNGPRGKSQVDRLAAAAATIPNSTTTTQ